The sequence ACCCCACTCGTCTGGTAGTCGGCGAAGGGGCTCTGCGCCGTCGCCGACTCCTCGGCCGAGTCGGCGAACCCCGTCTGCCGGGCCACGAACTCGAGTCCGTCGGGCGCTGCGGCGGTGTAGAAGCTGACGACCCCGGCCACGAGGAGGCACACACCCACAGCCACGGCGAAGAACGTCTTGGTGCTGACGCGGGGCGGAGACGCTCGGGCGCGCTCATCGAACGACCCCGTCGCGGATCACGAGGGTGCGCGCCTCGAGGAACGGCCGAGCCGCATGGACCAGGTCTGGGCGGGTGGCGACCACGCTGGCCACGACCAGGCCGGTGATCGCGGCCTCCCCCAGCCCGATCAGGACGTGCCACCCCACCATCGCCGCCACCACCGCGGACAGGTCGACGGGCGCCTGACCGCCCACGGCGAAGAGCAGGGCGAAGACCAGCGCGGCAGCGGGAACGCTGAGCAGGCCGCCGACCGCGGCAGCCACCGGCACCAGCCCCACGCGCCGTGGCAGCAGGCGACGCAGCACGGTGATCGTCGCCCAGCCGACGACGACGGTGACGAGGCCGAGCAGGGTGATGTTGGTGCCGAGCGCGGTGATCCCACCGTCGGCCATCAGCAGCGCCTGGACGAGGAGGACCACGGACAGGCACAGCACGGCCGACCAGGGGCCGACGAGCGCGACCGCCAGGGCGCCACCCAGGAGATGGCCGCTCGTGCCTGCGCCGACGGGGAACTTGATCATCTGGGCGGCGAAGACGAAGGTCGCGACGAGGCCCGCCATCGGGGCGGTACGGTCGTCGAGTTCACGACGGGCGCCCTTGAGCGCGACCGCGATCCCCGCTGCTGCCACGACACCGGTGGCCAGCGAGGTCGGCGCGTCGAGGAAGCCGTCGGGAACGTGCATGATGCCAAGCGTAGTTTATTGCAAACGGTTTGCGACAAGGAGCCAGACGTTGAGCACTCGCCTCGTCCCCGGGGACGCCGCCCCCGACTTCACCCTCACCAGCGACACCGGCGAACAGGTCTCCCTCACGTCGCTGCGCGGACGCAAGGTGATCGCCTACTTCTATCCCGCGGCGATGACTCCCGGCTGCACCAAGCAGGCCTGCGACTTCACCGAGTCGCTCGACTCGCTCCGTGGCGCCGGCTACGAGGTGCTCGCGATCTCCAAGGACAAGCCGGCCAAGCTCGCCAAGTTCCGTGAGCGCGACGCCCTGACGCTGACCCTGCTCTCCGACGAGTCGCTCGAGGTGCACAAGTCCTACTCGGCGTACGGGACCAAGAAGCTCTATGGCAAGGAGGTCGAGGGGGTCATCCGCTCGACGTTCGTGATCGAGGAGACCGGCGTGGTCGAGCTCGCGCAGTACAACGTCAAGGCCACCGGCCACGTCGCCAAGCTGCGTCGGGACCTGGGTCTCGACTGACTCCTCCAGCCCCTAGGCTTGGGCTGCAGGCCGAAGTGGTGGAACAGGCAGACACGCACGGTTTAGGTCCGTGTGCCCTAGGGCGTGCGGGTTCGACTCCCGCCTTCGGCACCAACGACATCCCCGCATGCGCCTCCAGCGCGCGTGGCACGGCACACATAAAAAGCAATTGCTACCCAAATGGGGCAGGTAGCGCCTAGGCTGCGCGGCATGGACTCAGCACTGACCGAGATCGGCCTCCCGATCGCCCTTGCCATCATCATGTTCGGCCTCGGTCTCGACCTCACGGTCGCAGACTTCAAGCGGATCGTCCGCGAGCCCAAGGCGGCCGCGATCGCGCTCGCCTGCCAGATCGTGCTGATGCCCATCATCTGCTTCGGGCTGGTGGCACTCTTCGACCTTCCGCCCCTGCTGGGCATCGGCATGCTGCTGCTCGCAGCCTCGCCGGGGGGCACCACGGCGGCGATGTTCAGCCGCCTGTTCCGCGGGGACGTCGCGCTCAACATCAGCCTGACCGCCGCCAACACCGCCATCGCGATCGTCACGCTCCCCCTGATCACGGGCCTGGCCATCAGCTACTACAACGACGAGATCACCGGCGGCGTCTCGATGCCCCTGGCCGAGGTCATCAAGGTCTTCGGCCTCATCCTGATCCCCGTCGCCATCGGCATGGTCGTGCGCTCCAAGTCGCCTGAGTTCGCCGAGCGGATGGACAAGCCCGTCCGGATCGGTTCTGCGGTCATCCTGGCGGTCCTCGTGCTGGCCATCCTGCTGGGCGAGCGGGACAACATCACCGACTACCTGGCCGACATCGGCCTCGTCGCCGCCCTGTTCTGCGCCGTCAACCTGCTGATCGGCTACTACCTGCCCAAGGCGCTCGGCGTGACGGGCCCGCAGGCGATCGCCTCGTCCATGGAGGTCGGCGTCCACAACGCGACCCTGGCGATCTATGTGGCGCTGCAGGTCCTGGAGGTCACGGACGCTCAGGCGGTCACGATCTCCGTGCCAGCGGCCGTCTATTCACTGTTCATGTTCGCCTTCGCTGCGCTCTGGGGCACCTACGTCTCCCGACAGGTCACCGCCGCGACCACCTCGAACGACAAGCAGACCGTCTGAGGTCAGGCCAGGAGGTCGGCGACCCGCGGCGCGAGGGCACGCAGCGCCTGGCCTCGGTGGGAGATCCGGTCCTTCTCCGCAGGGTCGAGCTCGGCGGAGGTGAGGCCGGCCGCAGCATGCTCGTCGGCGACGAAGAGCACGTCGTAGCCGAATCCGCCCGTGCCGCGGGTCTCACGGATGATCCGCCCCGGCATCCGGCCGTGCTCGACGATCTCGACGCCGTCGGGCCCGACGAAGGCGACAGCACACTCGAACCACGCGTCGCGTCGCTCGTCAGGTATGTCGCTGAGCTGGCCCAGCAACAGCTCGTTGTTGCGCTCATCAGCACCGCGCCTGTCGGGACCGGGCGGGCCGGACCAGCGCGCTGACAGCACGCCGGGCATCGCGTTGAGCGCGGCGACGCACAGCCCGCTGTCGTCGGCGATCGTCGGCAACCCGGTCGCGGCGTGGCCGGCCCTGGCCTTGAGCAGGGCATTGCCCTCGAACGTCGGCTGGTCCTCCACCGGCTCGGCATAGTCCGCGACGTCGTCGAGGCCGACGACCTCGACCCCCGCGACGTGCTCGGACAGGATGCGCTGCATCTCGACGAGCTTCTTGGCGTTGCGGGAGGCCAGGAAGATCCGGGTCATCGAGCGAGTGCCTCCTGCTGCAGGCGCGTCAGGTCCACACAGCCCTTGGCGGCCAGGTCGAGGAGGGCGTCGAGCTCGGTCCGGTCGAAGGCTGCCCCCTCGGCGGTGCCCTGCACCTCGACGAACGAGCCGGCGCCGGTCATCACGACGTTCATGTCGGTCTCGGCCCGCACGTCCTCCTCATAGGGCAGGTCGAGGCGCGGCACGCCGTCGATGATGCCGACGCTCACAGCCGCGACCGATCCGGTGAGGGGCTCGCCGGTGAGCGCGCCGGTGGACCGCAGGTGCGCGACGGCATCGGCGAGAGCGACGTACGCCCCGGTGACCGACGCCGTCCGGGTCCCGCCGTCGGCCTGGAGCACGTCGCAGTCGATCACGATCGTGTTCTCGCCCAGGGCCTTGTAGTCGATGACCGCCCGCAGGGACCGGCCGATCAGGCGCGAGATCTCGTGGGTCCGCCCGCCGATGCGGCCCTTGACCGACTCCCGGTCGGACCGGGTGTTGGTGGCGGCGGGGAGCATCGCGTATTCAGCCGTCACCCAGCCCAGGCCGGAGCCCTTGCGCCACCGCGGCACGCCCTCGGAGGCCGAGGCCGCACACAGCACCTTGGTGCCGCCGAACTCGATCAGCACCGAGCCGGCAGCGTGGTCGAGCCAGTTGCGGGTGATGGTGATCGGTCGGAGCTCGTCGTCCGCACGGCCGTCGGCGCGCACAGGGGCAGGGTGAGTCGTCATGCCCGAACCCTAGAACCCTCCCGAACGCGAGTCGGGCCCGGTCGTCCCCGTGGGCGACCGGACCCGGCTCTGTTTTGACCCCTCCCCCGTGCGGGTCAAATCTGTGGGCGCTACTTCAGCTCGGCGCGAGCCACCCTGCGCAGGCCGATGACGAGCGGGACGACGACCCAGATCACGGCACTGACCACGACCTGCATCAGCGTGGTCGACGACGTGCTGACGCCCTCGCCCATGTCCTGGCCCATGTAGGGAGCCATCGCGAAACCGAGATCGATCCACGGGATGACGTCGCGGGCCCAGTCGAAGAAGGCGTAGAGCGTGCTGTAGACCATGACGGGAAGAAGCAGGGCGACGATGTAGTAGACCGCGATCGCTGCGGGGGTGCTCAGGAGGACGAGACCGAACGCGAACGCCATGACGAAGTAGGCC comes from Nocardioides piscis and encodes:
- a CDS encoding bile acid:sodium symporter family protein codes for the protein MDSALTEIGLPIALAIIMFGLGLDLTVADFKRIVREPKAAAIALACQIVLMPIICFGLVALFDLPPLLGIGMLLLAASPGGTTAAMFSRLFRGDVALNISLTAANTAIAIVTLPLITGLAISYYNDEITGGVSMPLAEVIKVFGLILIPVAIGMVVRSKSPEFAERMDKPVRIGSAVILAVLVLAILLGERDNITDYLADIGLVAALFCAVNLLIGYYLPKALGVTGPQAIASSMEVGVHNATLAIYVALQVLEVTDAQAVTISVPAAVYSLFMFAFAALWGTYVSRQVTAATTSNDKQTV
- a CDS encoding PDGLE domain-containing protein: MAVGVCLLVAGVVSFYTAAAPDGLEFVARQTGFADSAEESATAQSPFADYQTSGVDDDRLSGGVAGVVGVAVMLMISGALFWGLRRRGDPAAPRS
- the rph gene encoding ribonuclease PH — encoded protein: MTTHPAPVRADGRADDELRPITITRNWLDHAAGSVLIEFGGTKVLCAASASEGVPRWRKGSGLGWVTAEYAMLPAATNTRSDRESVKGRIGGRTHEISRLIGRSLRAVIDYKALGENTIVIDCDVLQADGGTRTASVTGAYVALADAVAHLRSTGALTGEPLTGSVAAVSVGIIDGVPRLDLPYEEDVRAETDMNVVMTGAGSFVEVQGTAEGAAFDRTELDALLDLAAKGCVDLTRLQQEALAR
- a CDS encoding non-canonical purine NTP pyrophosphatase, giving the protein MTRIFLASRNAKKLVEMQRILSEHVAGVEVVGLDDVADYAEPVEDQPTFEGNALLKARAGHAATGLPTIADDSGLCVAALNAMPGVLSARWSGPPGPDRRGADERNNELLLGQLSDIPDERRDAWFECAVAFVGPDGVEIVEHGRMPGRIIRETRGTGGFGYDVLFVADEHAAAGLTSAELDPAEKDRISHRGQALRALAPRVADLLA
- the bcp gene encoding thioredoxin-dependent thiol peroxidase, whose protein sequence is MSTRLVPGDAAPDFTLTSDTGEQVSLTSLRGRKVIAYFYPAAMTPGCTKQACDFTESLDSLRGAGYEVLAISKDKPAKLAKFRERDALTLTLLSDESLEVHKSYSAYGTKKLYGKEVEGVIRSTFVIEETGVVELAQYNVKATGHVAKLRRDLGLD
- a CDS encoding energy-coupling factor ABC transporter permease — protein: MHVPDGFLDAPTSLATGVVAAAGIAVALKGARRELDDRTAPMAGLVATFVFAAQMIKFPVGAGTSGHLLGGALAVALVGPWSAVLCLSVVLLVQALLMADGGITALGTNITLLGLVTVVVGWATITVLRRLLPRRVGLVPVAAAVGGLLSVPAAALVFALLFAVGGQAPVDLSAVVAAMVGWHVLIGLGEAAITGLVVASVVATRPDLVHAARPFLEARTLVIRDGVVR